A portion of the Anoplopoma fimbria isolate UVic2021 breed Golden Eagle Sablefish chromosome 15, Afim_UVic_2022, whole genome shotgun sequence genome contains these proteins:
- the cga gene encoding glycoprotein hormones alpha chain, protein MKQELSFNAVTAVTRMGSVKSAGLSLLLLSFLIHIADSYPNLDSSNTGCEECSLRKSSFYSRDRPIFQCMGCCFSRAYPTPLKTMRTMSVPKNITSEATCCVAKHSYQVHLQTEMANIPLRNHTECHCSTCYFHKI, encoded by the exons ATGAAGCAGGAACTTTCTTTCAACGCG GTAACTGCTGTAACCAGGATGGGCTCAGTAAAATCAGCGGGactgtctcttcttctgttgtCTTTTCTTATTCACATAGCAGATTCTTACCCCAACCTTGACTCATCAAACA CGGGTTGTGAGGAGTGCTCACTGAGGAAGAGCAGCTTTTACTCTAGGGATCGTCCTATCTTCCAGTGCATGGGCTGCTGCTTCTCCAGAGCATACCCAACACCTCTCAAGACCATGAGGACAATGTCGGTCCCAAAGAACATCACCTCGGAGGCAACATGCTGTGTCGCAAAGCACAGCTACCAGGTACACCTACAG ACAGAAATGGCCAACATACCGCTAAGGAACCACACAGAGTGCCACTGCAGCACCTGCTATTTTCATAAGATATGA